The sequence ACACAAAATTGTCATTTATTCTTGTTGTTGTTAGGAGGCAAAAAAATGTACAGTTACAAGAATCATTTTCCAAACAGAGGTTAAATATGAGCTGAAAAGtgtaaaaaaggaagagggacaTCACTTTACAAATcattaaacaaacagaaaacaaaacccaaagaaccAACCCCCCATGCCGAGTTCTCTCCTTGTGCAACTCTGCAAAACGAGAACAGAAAATGAGGTGGCCCGTGGAGGTGACGGCCCGGAGCTGGGAGCCAGGAACAGGCGGGAGGGGCTGCTAGGGCGCTGGCCTCCTGCCCCTTCGGCCCCCGGTCTCCGGCGCCTGCTTGTGCCTGGTGGCCATGCTGAGGCTGGGGGCAGAGAAGGGCGTCTCCGGAAGCTCCCGTCAGCCTGTGACATTCAAACACTGCGGAGACAGGCCAGACTGGGAAGTGGAGACAAACGGGACGTGGGGACGGACACCCGCGCCTGGGCTGGTACCTGCCCCTGTGCCAGCCTCACCTTTCCTGATCTGAACCGGCCCCAGCTAACCCCGCTATTCTCCTTCTCTCCAGACCGCCCCCTCCCAGATCCTGACTGGCCCCTGCAGCATCAAATGGTTGATTTTAGTCTttgcttaaattaaaaaattaaaatatatatacatatatatactgtaCACACAGGACAATAACAGAAGTGTGGGAAAGGGAAGCAGGGAGCGGGACAGGAGAGGAGGCGGGGCTGTGGGGCGGGGCTTCagagggggagggaagcagggcggcggagagacaaagggagaggggaggggggaggttagAGGACCGGAGGGGAGcaatttattttacaataaaatcgGGAGTTCAAACCTCAGCAGAACAGGACTCTGGGACCCCCAGAGGGCCCCTCCCCACACCAAGTAAGGAGGGGTGGGcttggggggcggcggggggagggggcgggagctCGGCTTCAGATCCGGAGGGCGGTCCCTGGTCCGAGGGGGCGGGGCCGCAGTCTCAGCTTCTCCGTGACTTTGAGTGCTGGATAAGCCACTGTAGGGTGATGTCTGCGGGGCAAGAGAGGAGGTTACAGGGCTTCAGGGCTGGTTCTCCTGAGGGTAGAGCACACACCTGGCCGGGGCGGCGGGGGGAAGGGGGCGCGCTGCAGCTAGGGTCAACTCTAAGGGCATCACAAGCCCAGCTTCCAGCTGCCAAGCTCCGAACAGCCCCTGATGGGTGCAAGGGCGTCTGGCTGCGGTGAAAGAGACGGAGCCATAGGACGAGTCCCTCAGACCAGAAGGGTCCGACCCTACGACGTCACAGGCAGGGAGTGAGCCCCAAGGAGAGGGGGGATTTGCCCACGATCACACACCAGTTGACGGCAGAGCTGGGGTGATGCTCAGCATCGGGGCTTCCCGCTGCCTGTCCTGCCCAGGAGAGCCACGGCGCTCCGGGCTCCAAGGAGAGAGCCACCGGCTgccttcccctcctgcccctccccgcgAGCGCAGCGACGCCCCCAGACCCACCGATGTTGTCCTTTTCTTTGCAGGAGATGGAGTAGCAGCAGATCTCTCGGTCCTGGATGGCAGACAGATTCCTGCAGGGGACCAGAGCTGTCTGCTGAGGTTGCCACTGAGcaaggggctgggggccgggggccggTCGGGGATAGagggacggggagggggaggggcgaaGGGCGGGGCTCGGGCAGGCGCGCTCTAGTGCCACCAAGCGGTGGGCGCCGAGAGCAGCAACGAGCCCTCCGCTCTGGCGCCTGGGAgtttggggagcagggaggaaggaCAGGGAAGAGTGGTCAACTCACATTTTCTCGATCAGCTCCTTCTCATCCAAGGCTCCCGGGAGGTCTCGCTTGTTGCCCAGGACTAGGACCTGCCGAGAAGGGAGGGCAGGGCTCGGTCCAGGGCAGCCACGGCCAGGCTGCCCCGAGAAGGGGGCTGGCTTCCGCAGCCCCGTTgcatccacacccctccctctccccaccgccAGCAGTGTTtacccccacctgcccccagcgGTCCCCGGCCGGCCGAGCCCCCGACCCTCCCACTCCACTCGGGGCTGACCGGGATGCCCTGCAGCTGGGGCTTGTCCAGTAGGTTGTGGAGTTCATTCTTGGAGGCCTCAATCTTCTCTTGGTCAGCGGCATCCACCATGTACCTGGGGGGCGGCAGGTGGGGACAAGCTGACACCACAGGctgcggggttgggggggaaggAGCTGCAGCAGCTCTGGCTCGACACCCGGGGTCTCCGCCACCTGGGACGGCTCAGGCAGGTGCTCTGAGAATGTCTTCTGAACCGATGGGAGTGAGAACCTGCAGGGGCTGCTGCGGCCGGCCCTTGTCCCATCCCCCAGACCTCTGGAGAAGCTGCCGCTCCGGTGGCAGCGCTGGGCCCCATAGGATTAGACCTAAGTCCTTCCCAGAGTGACCCGCTTACGTTCTCAGGGCAGGGCTGGCTAGACAAGGGGGTGAAAACAGCAAAGGAAGCCCCAGAAGACTTTCCTGcatcaaaatgtttttttaaaaatcaggttggggacttccctggtggtccagtggttatagGACtcggagcttccactgcagggggcaagggttggatcactggtctgggaactaagagcCTTCaggctgtgcggccaaaaaatttttttaaataataagaataataaaaacaaatctggttactgggtgtaagataggctacaaaAACGTACTTTACAACACgaggaatagagccaatattttgatataactgtaaatggagtgtcacctttaaaaactataaaaaaataaaaatacataaaaatttaaatttaaaaatcagattaaaaacAACGAAagctgggattccctggtggcgcagtggttgagagtccgcctgtcgatgcaggggacacgggttcgtgccccggtctgggaagatcccacatgccgcgcagactctgggcccgtgagccgtggccgctgagcctgcgcgtccggagcctgtgctccgcaacgggaaaggccgcagcggtgagaggcccgtgtaccgcgaaaaaaagaaacaccaaacaACAAAAGCTAAATGATCTTTTGTTTGGGCATATATATAcgtagaataaaattatttttaaaaagcaagggagagaattccctggcagtccagtggttagcactcggcgctcactgccaagggcctgggttcaatccctggttggggaactaagatcccacaagctgtgtggcacggccaacaatgaaaggaaaaaaaaaagcaagggaatGAACCACTAAATCATACAAAATTCAGGA comes from Delphinus delphis chromosome 1, mDelDel1.2, whole genome shotgun sequence and encodes:
- the ARL8A gene encoding ADP-ribosylation factor-like protein 8A, encoding MIALFNKLLDWFKALFWKEEMELTLVGLQYSGKTTFVNVIASGQFNEDMIPTVGFNMRKITKGNVTIKLWDIGGQPRFRSMWERYCRGVSAIVYMVDAADQEKIEASKNELHNLLDKPQLQGIPVLVLGNKRDLPGALDEKELIEKMNLSAIQDREICCYSISCKEKDNIDITLQWLIQHSKSRRS